A portion of the Paenibacillus marchantiae genome contains these proteins:
- a CDS encoding PTS transporter subunit EIIC: MNDKQIEALLKLAGGKENIRHVQHDMDTTTLTLRDRTRMDLSVSDVLDLGADIRITGDYCSIAYEDESSQLNNTLQGMGVGKAEGDALPETRRTRKKSLLYFISDVFRPLMPAILGAAVLKIVLAVITLFNESSLMDSQTFLIFKSIGDSVYYLLPILVAISTAYRLKSNIYVAAAIGGLMFYPQMTALLSGEEDVHFMGVSIVSQAIFFSASIWVILTIYAASYLDKVVEQKSPRVFKGILAPLLTFLILVPLVLMILGPIGTWIDQHLPDVVDSLLNDAPIVAIMLLGAVYSLMMIAGLHYWLLPIIINELMVNGFSLILPVMLVAFVAQAGASLATGLRSKQREFRKLAFWATGTALLGTPEPAMYAVNMRKRASFYSALLGGAAGGLCFGLMSVKAVALGGSGSLLEIPLFMEEGSLNLLHACVGLIISFCVSGVLTYWMIGKERKHV; this comes from the coding sequence ATGAATGACAAGCAAATCGAAGCACTATTGAAACTCGCAGGGGGAAAGGAAAATATTCGTCATGTGCAGCATGACATGGATACCACTACGCTGACATTGCGTGACCGTACTCGAATGGATCTATCAGTATCTGATGTATTGGATCTTGGCGCCGATATTCGTATAACAGGCGATTATTGCTCCATAGCATATGAGGACGAGTCCTCCCAACTAAATAATACGCTACAGGGCATGGGAGTGGGGAAAGCAGAAGGGGACGCACTGCCTGAAACAAGGCGTACCCGTAAAAAATCATTGTTATATTTTATTTCCGATGTGTTCAGGCCTCTGATGCCCGCCATCCTGGGAGCTGCAGTGCTCAAGATTGTTCTAGCCGTCATTACGTTATTTAACGAATCCTCACTGATGGATAGTCAGACATTCCTGATATTTAAATCCATTGGAGATAGTGTGTATTATCTGTTGCCAATCCTGGTAGCCATCAGTACAGCCTATCGGTTAAAAAGCAATATTTATGTTGCCGCAGCGATTGGCGGACTAATGTTCTACCCGCAAATGACCGCTTTATTGTCAGGTGAAGAGGATGTTCATTTTATGGGTGTATCCATTGTGTCACAAGCGATCTTTTTTTCAGCTTCAATTTGGGTGATTTTGACGATATATGCGGCGTCCTATCTGGATAAAGTCGTTGAGCAAAAAAGCCCAAGAGTTTTTAAAGGAATTCTTGCTCCATTGTTGACGTTTCTGATTCTAGTTCCACTGGTTCTAATGATACTCGGTCCAATTGGTACTTGGATTGATCAGCATTTACCGGATGTGGTAGATTCACTACTGAATGATGCCCCGATTGTAGCAATTATGCTGCTGGGAGCGGTTTATTCCCTAATGATGATCGCTGGATTACATTACTGGCTTTTACCTATCATAATCAATGAATTGATGGTTAATGGTTTCTCCCTCATTCTCCCTGTCATGTTAGTTGCCTTCGTTGCACAAGCAGGAGCTTCACTCGCTACTGGGCTAAGAAGCAAACAGCGGGAATTCAGGAAGCTGGCTTTCTGGGCAACAGGAACTGCTTTATTAGGTACCCCAGAGCCTGCGATGTATGCGGTCAATATGAGAAAGAGGGCCTCTTTTTATTCGGCATTGCTGGGCGGTGCTGCAGGAGGACTGTGTTTCGGGCTGATGTCCGTCAAAGCAGTTGCATTGGGTGGGTCCGGAAGTCTGCTGGAAATTCCGCTATTTATGGAGGAAGGGAGCCTGAATCTGTTACATGCCTGCGTTGGTTTGATTATTTCCTTCTGTGTGTCAGGTGTGCTCACCTATTGGATGATAGGAAAAGAACGGAAACACGTATAA
- a CDS encoding MerR family transcriptional regulator gives MNRRYTPGQIATRLDVSTTTLRRYEKENLIPDVPRTSSNHRYYTPVHLQAFVAIRLLLKGSEIPVVYEVMRKVKQGDTMDALWLMNQQLYNSQLEKQRMEDIWKMVQQVDFAKDRKVGTTEAMTIGKAAEAAGVNTSAIRHWETEGLICSERDPNNGYRMYTRDELRKILVISSLRKSVYYIEHMKELLNTVGTQDYTQINNAFQLALQKLNSQLSLQFAGVKELMTYIELFQEPQG, from the coding sequence ATGAACCGAAGATATACACCTGGGCAGATTGCCACAAGGCTGGATGTAAGTACAACTACACTGCGACGGTATGAAAAGGAGAACCTGATTCCTGACGTTCCACGGACCTCCAGCAATCACAGGTACTATACCCCTGTTCATCTTCAGGCGTTTGTTGCCATTCGTTTATTATTGAAAGGGTCTGAGATTCCCGTAGTATACGAGGTTATGAGAAAAGTAAAACAGGGCGATACGATGGATGCCCTCTGGCTTATGAACCAGCAGCTGTACAACAGCCAACTGGAGAAGCAACGAATGGAGGACATATGGAAGATGGTGCAACAGGTGGATTTTGCTAAGGATCGAAAGGTTGGAACGACGGAGGCGATGACGATTGGAAAAGCTGCCGAAGCAGCCGGGGTCAACACTTCTGCTATCAGGCATTGGGAAACAGAAGGCTTGATTTGCTCAGAAAGAGACCCTAACAACGGTTATCGAATGTATACCCGGGACGAATTAAGAAAGATATTGGTCATTAGCAGTTTAAGAAAATCCGTCTACTACATTGAACATATGAAAGAGCTTCTGAACACTGTCGGCACGCAGGATTATACACAGATTAATAATGCCTTCCAACTGGCTCTGCAAAAGCTTAACAGCCAACTGTCCCTACAATTTGCAGGCGTGAAGGAACTTATGACATATATTGAATTATTTCAGGAACCACAGGGGTAA
- a CDS encoding cation-translocating P-type ATPase: MQYYRHSAEETLQDVQSSTNGLTTSEAAKRLETEGYNEIKGKAATPIWKLFIENFKDPMVIVLLIAATVQIVLGHLIESLIIFLVILLNAVISVVQTKKAESSLDALRQMSAPEAKIIRDGQKKTIPARELVPGDIVLLDAGDHVPADGRILESGSLRINEGMLTGESEAAEKHADAIPEEAPIGDRRNMAFSGSLVVYGRGTLVITGTALKTEIGKIAELIENAEAKETPLQRKLESFSKKLGFFILGLSILIFAIEAGRVWLTEGTENIGPSIVNALMFAVAVAVAAIPEALSSIVTIVLSLGTNKMAKQHAIIRRLPAVEALGSASIICTDKTGTLTQNKMTVVDYYIPHGTKDQFPDDPKQWSAEERRLLHIAVLCNDSNINQEGKELGDPTEVALIAFSNRVNKDYNEIRDQFPREAELPFDSDRKLMSTVHTFEGQTALLTKGGPDVLFSRCSHVFMNGEVQPLTPEIRTQFEEKNEAFSKRAFRVLAYAYKKFEDKNQVTVEDEYDLTLVGLTAMIDPPREAVYGSIEESKKAGIRTIMITGDHKTTAQAIGIDIGLAGPDDLALTGAELDKLSDEELDQQLEHISVYARVSPENKIRIVRAWQRKGKIAAMTGDGVNDAPALKQADIGVAMGSGTDVAKDAAAMILTDDNFVSIVNAVSVGRMVFDNIKKAIAYLFAGNLGAIIAILFALIVGWVNPFTALQLLFINLVNDSLPAIALGTEKAEPDVMRRKPRDINEGLFAGGTLQAVITRGVLIGVAVIVSQYIGLGISEEMSVAMAFTTLILARSLQTFAARSNTQTIFQVGFTTNKYVLCSILVCLCLYGITLIPGVRSIFAIPAAFGWNEFLIAGGLALAAVILMDVIKWIRNRGTPATTS, encoded by the coding sequence TTGCAATATTACAGACATAGTGCAGAGGAGACACTTCAGGACGTTCAGAGTTCCACTAATGGGCTCACAACCTCTGAGGCTGCGAAGAGACTGGAGACGGAAGGCTATAACGAGATAAAAGGAAAAGCTGCAACACCAATTTGGAAGCTGTTTATTGAAAATTTTAAAGATCCTATGGTTATCGTGCTGCTTATCGCAGCCACTGTTCAGATTGTCCTTGGACACCTGATCGAATCGCTAATCATTTTTCTCGTCATTCTGTTAAATGCGGTAATCAGCGTTGTGCAGACCAAAAAGGCCGAAAGTTCCCTGGATGCACTCCGGCAGATGTCTGCTCCCGAAGCCAAAATCATTCGTGACGGGCAGAAAAAAACGATTCCCGCGCGGGAACTTGTTCCCGGTGATATTGTCTTGCTGGATGCAGGGGATCATGTCCCTGCAGACGGCCGCATTTTGGAGTCAGGCAGCTTACGAATCAACGAGGGAATGCTTACAGGTGAATCCGAAGCAGCGGAGAAACATGCAGATGCCATCCCGGAAGAAGCTCCGATCGGTGACCGTCGCAATATGGCATTCAGTGGATCACTGGTGGTGTATGGTCGGGGTACGCTTGTCATTACGGGTACAGCACTGAAAACGGAAATCGGCAAGATTGCCGAATTGATTGAAAATGCAGAAGCGAAGGAAACCCCGCTACAACGTAAATTGGAATCGTTTAGTAAGAAGCTTGGCTTCTTTATCCTGGGCTTATCGATTCTTATTTTCGCCATCGAAGCAGGACGTGTCTGGTTAACTGAAGGAACCGAAAATATCGGGCCATCCATAGTGAATGCCCTAATGTTCGCAGTTGCCGTCGCTGTCGCCGCCATTCCAGAAGCCCTTTCCTCCATAGTGACGATTGTATTGTCTCTGGGAACGAATAAAATGGCCAAGCAGCACGCCATCATCAGACGTCTTCCAGCTGTGGAAGCTTTGGGTTCTGCCAGTATCATCTGTACCGACAAAACAGGAACGCTCACTCAAAACAAAATGACCGTGGTGGACTATTACATTCCCCATGGCACGAAAGACCAATTCCCCGATGATCCCAAACAGTGGTCTGCAGAGGAACGGCGCTTGTTACATATTGCAGTACTCTGCAATGATTCGAATATTAACCAGGAAGGCAAGGAACTTGGTGATCCCACCGAGGTCGCGCTCATCGCCTTCAGTAACCGGGTGAACAAGGATTACAATGAAATTCGTGACCAGTTTCCGCGTGAAGCCGAGCTTCCTTTTGACTCGGATCGGAAATTGATGAGTACTGTGCACACATTTGAAGGACAGACGGCTTTGCTGACCAAAGGTGGCCCGGATGTGCTGTTCAGTCGCTGTAGTCATGTATTTATGAACGGTGAAGTTCAGCCATTGACACCTGAGATTCGCACGCAGTTTGAAGAAAAGAATGAAGCTTTCTCCAAACGGGCCTTCCGTGTGCTAGCCTACGCCTACAAAAAGTTTGAAGACAAAAATCAGGTCACGGTAGAGGACGAATATGATCTAACACTTGTTGGTCTGACAGCCATGATTGATCCACCGCGTGAAGCGGTATATGGTTCCATCGAAGAATCCAAGAAGGCAGGCATTCGCACGATCATGATCACTGGCGACCACAAAACAACAGCCCAAGCGATCGGTATTGATATCGGACTTGCAGGCCCGGATGATCTGGCCCTTACCGGAGCAGAGCTGGACAAACTGTCGGATGAAGAACTCGATCAGCAGCTCGAACATATCTCGGTGTATGCACGTGTATCTCCTGAAAATAAAATCCGCATCGTGCGTGCGTGGCAACGCAAAGGCAAGATTGCAGCGATGACCGGAGATGGCGTCAACGACGCACCTGCACTGAAACAGGCAGACATCGGCGTAGCGATGGGCAGCGGGACGGATGTCGCGAAAGACGCGGCAGCCATGATTTTGACGGATGATAACTTTGTCTCCATCGTGAATGCAGTCAGTGTAGGGCGTATGGTATTCGATAATATCAAAAAAGCCATTGCGTACCTGTTTGCAGGAAACCTGGGGGCGATTATCGCCATTTTGTTTGCACTTATAGTCGGTTGGGTGAACCCCTTCACAGCCCTCCAGCTGCTCTTCATCAATCTGGTGAATGATTCCCTGCCAGCTATTGCACTGGGTACGGAAAAAGCTGAACCGGATGTCATGCGTCGAAAACCGCGGGATATCAACGAAGGTCTCTTTGCCGGCGGAACATTGCAGGCTGTCATTACACGTGGTGTTCTGATCGGGGTGGCTGTTATCGTGTCCCAATATATTGGACTTGGGATCTCGGAGGAAATGAGTGTGGCAATGGCCTTCACGACCCTGATTCTGGCACGGAGTCTGCAAACTTTTGCAGCGCGCTCCAACACACAGACGATTTTCCAGGTCGGCTTCACCACTAACAAATATGTCCTCTGCTCCATCTTGGTTTGTCTCTGCCTGTATGGAATCACGCTGATTCCAGGGGTTCGCAGCATCTTCGCCATCCCGGCAGCCTTTGGCTGGAATGAGTTCCTTATCGCAGGGGGACTTGCTCTCGCAGCGGTCATTCTGATGGATGTCATCAAGTGGATTCGCAATCGTGGCACACCAGCTACTACGTCCTAA
- a CDS encoding SDR family NAD(P)-dependent oxidoreductase has protein sequence MGRLTGKVAIITGAASGMGLAGAQLFAREGAKVVATDVAIDVLQEQVKQIVADGGEAIALKLDVSSPESWNAVVEETIANYGKIDILVNNAGIHIAKGILEAELEDWDKVMSINGTGVWLGMKAVIPYMQQNGQGSIVNTSSIAAIIGGIADAQGAAYSASKGSVRSLTKHGAQWFAKDNIRVNSVHPGAVFTGMVEKAGIKSQVEMGEHYKNLAPLPPHAGESMDIAYAYLFLASDESKFITGVELPVDGGWISN, from the coding sequence ATGGGAAGATTAACTGGAAAAGTTGCAATTATAACTGGAGCGGCAAGCGGTATGGGATTGGCTGGGGCTCAATTGTTTGCCAGAGAAGGAGCGAAGGTAGTTGCTACCGATGTGGCAATTGACGTTTTGCAGGAACAAGTGAAACAGATCGTAGCTGACGGCGGCGAAGCGATTGCATTAAAGCTGGATGTATCCAGTCCGGAATCATGGAATGCAGTTGTGGAAGAAACCATCGCAAACTATGGCAAAATTGATATTCTGGTCAACAATGCCGGCATTCACATCGCCAAAGGCATTCTGGAAGCAGAATTGGAAGATTGGGACAAGGTCATGTCCATTAACGGTACAGGTGTATGGCTGGGAATGAAGGCGGTTATCCCTTATATGCAGCAAAATGGACAAGGCTCCATCGTAAATACATCCTCCATCGCTGCCATCATTGGAGGAATTGCCGATGCTCAGGGCGCAGCATACAGTGCTTCCAAGGGATCTGTGCGTTCACTGACCAAACATGGTGCACAGTGGTTCGCCAAAGATAACATTCGTGTGAACTCTGTACATCCAGGGGCTGTGTTTACCGGCATGGTGGAAAAAGCGGGCATCAAGTCCCAAGTGGAGATGGGAGAGCATTACAAAAATCTCGCCCCACTGCCTCCGCATGCCGGAGAGTCCATGGATATCGCTTATGCCTACTTGTTCTTAGCTTCGGATGAATCCAAATTCATCACGGGTGTGGAGCTGCCAGTAGATGGTGGCTGGATCAGCAACTAA
- a CDS encoding isoprenyl transferase, whose product MKWYRVHKEKPNTPHSIDWNGLIPKHIAIMMDGNGRWATRRGLPRSAGHYAGMQTMRETISMCHKNGIASLTLYAFSTENWKRPKEEVDYIISLVVEFVQDTTVQELNQNNIKVNFIGDISKFPEETQEAMRKVVELTQTNSGMAVYFAMNYGGKNDIVQAIKTYIVENNEENKETSEISEADFEKFLYTGLNPAPDLLIRTSGEKRLSNFLLWQAAYSELWFTDVMWPDFNEQLLYESILDYQQRKQRALDDITQ is encoded by the coding sequence ATGAAGTGGTACCGTGTACATAAAGAAAAACCGAATACACCCCATTCTATCGACTGGAACGGATTAATCCCGAAGCATATCGCTATTATGATGGACGGAAATGGAAGATGGGCGACAAGAAGAGGGCTGCCCCGAAGTGCTGGGCACTATGCAGGAATGCAGACAATGCGGGAAACGATAAGCATGTGCCACAAAAACGGGATTGCTTCGCTCACTCTTTACGCCTTCTCTACGGAAAACTGGAAAAGGCCCAAGGAAGAGGTCGATTACATCATTAGTTTGGTGGTCGAATTTGTACAGGATACAACCGTTCAGGAACTGAATCAGAATAATATCAAAGTTAATTTTATCGGTGATATCTCAAAATTCCCAGAAGAAACACAGGAAGCGATGCGCAAAGTGGTGGAACTAACCCAAACGAACAGCGGGATGGCTGTGTATTTTGCGATGAATTATGGGGGTAAAAACGATATTGTACAAGCGATCAAAACGTACATCGTAGAAAATAATGAAGAAAACAAAGAAACCTCGGAAATCTCCGAGGCGGATTTTGAAAAGTTTTTGTATACCGGACTCAATCCTGCCCCCGATCTGCTGATCCGAACCAGTGGGGAGAAACGGTTAAGCAATTTTCTATTATGGCAAGCCGCTTATTCCGAGCTCTGGTTCACGGATGTGATGTGGCCGGATTTCAATGAGCAATTGTTATACGAATCCATTCTGGATTATCAGCAGCGCAAACAAAGAGCTTTAGACGATATCACACAGTAA
- a CDS encoding NAD(P)/FAD-dependent oxidoreductase, translated as MNTEAEQQLDIYDITIVGGGPAGMYAAFYSGMRAMRTKIIEAKEELGGFMRTYPEKLVWDVGGVDPIRCEKLIDSLERQARTFDPTIVFGQEIAQMERRDDQVFVLTSKTGERHYTRTILLCAGRGMTQVQKLDIEGANRYELTNLHYTITDLSRFKDKRVLISGGGDSAIDWANEMEGLAREVIVVHRRQEFTAHELPVAQMKAFAQVLTPYSISRLYGTGDKIGRVELAHVDNGEIMPIEVDEVVVSHGYDRDFGNLVHWGLEREDYGISVDPRMCTSQPGIFGAGDFITYGSKVRLIAGAFNDAVLAVNSAKLYLEPTASDMAGVSSHNARFFEKNKAISTL; from the coding sequence ATGAATACTGAAGCAGAGCAGCAATTGGACATTTACGATATAACGATTGTTGGTGGCGGACCGGCAGGAATGTATGCTGCATTTTACAGCGGGATGAGAGCCATGCGTACCAAAATCATTGAAGCCAAAGAGGAATTGGGCGGATTTATGCGCACGTACCCGGAGAAACTGGTCTGGGATGTAGGTGGAGTTGATCCGATTCGTTGTGAGAAATTGATTGATTCCCTGGAAAGACAGGCAAGAACCTTCGATCCAACCATTGTATTCGGCCAGGAAATTGCTCAGATGGAACGACGCGATGATCAAGTATTTGTACTCACCTCAAAGACAGGAGAGCGTCATTACACGCGTACGATTTTGTTATGTGCAGGCAGAGGCATGACGCAGGTTCAGAAGCTGGATATTGAAGGCGCAAATCGGTATGAGCTGACTAATCTACACTATACCATTACGGATCTGTCCAGATTCAAGGATAAACGTGTGCTGATCTCGGGAGGCGGGGATTCCGCAATAGATTGGGCGAATGAAATGGAGGGATTGGCGCGGGAGGTCATTGTGGTGCACAGACGCCAGGAGTTTACGGCACATGAGCTGCCTGTTGCCCAGATGAAAGCTTTTGCCCAAGTCTTGACTCCTTACAGCATCTCGCGCTTATATGGTACAGGAGACAAAATAGGCCGCGTCGAACTTGCCCATGTAGACAATGGGGAGATCATGCCAATTGAAGTGGATGAAGTGGTTGTAAGTCATGGATACGATCGTGATTTCGGTAACCTGGTCCATTGGGGACTGGAACGTGAAGATTACGGTATCTCGGTTGATCCGCGAATGTGCACAAGTCAGCCGGGAATCTTCGGAGCAGGTGATTTCATTACCTATGGAAGCAAAGTCCGTCTGATTGCTGGTGCATTTAATGATGCCGTACTCGCAGTGAATAGTGCCAAGCTCTATCTGGAGCCGACCGCTTCCGATATGGCAGGAGTATCGTCCCATAATGCAAGGTTCTTTGAGAAAAACAAAGCCATTTCTACCCTGTAA
- a CDS encoding alpha/beta fold hydrolase has protein sequence MLYTEDINSKGMIQLQKMITLLNGSQLEVGLTGAEDRSVIMLPIAKKSVTGQEAETLKLWGVDPELGAKFIDGLSGEFQILHFDYEGHYMAHPHPEHFTTEYITQDLLRIAHQMNVNRFSYYGYSWLALVGLQLALRTDRMESLIMGGFPPYEGPYEEMRVVTTKTYEGALKQHEKSGEIHSAEALMKVEELSPDQLDWDNVELKIDPAQTKQFATLYQGLIDFDDQRIQTQLNIPRLAFAGERDTIVYGEKFGNVTVDIAGRLQKHKSVLENLGWTVEIIKGADMDHTKAMQPSTVLPIIHPWLKTHLSSGSAKTS, from the coding sequence ATGTTATACACTGAGGATATCAACAGTAAAGGAATGATTCAATTGCAGAAAATGATTACATTGTTGAATGGCTCGCAGCTTGAAGTAGGTCTGACGGGAGCAGAAGATCGTAGCGTCATTATGCTGCCCATAGCCAAAAAGTCCGTAACCGGACAAGAAGCCGAAACCCTAAAGTTATGGGGTGTTGATCCTGAATTGGGTGCAAAATTTATCGACGGACTTTCCGGTGAATTTCAGATCCTGCATTTTGATTATGAAGGCCACTATATGGCACATCCCCATCCGGAACATTTTACGACCGAATATATCACTCAGGATTTGTTACGAATTGCGCATCAGATGAATGTGAATCGATTTAGTTATTATGGATACTCCTGGCTGGCTCTCGTTGGACTGCAGTTAGCCCTGCGGACTGACCGTATGGAAAGTCTCATTATGGGAGGATTCCCTCCATACGAGGGGCCGTATGAGGAAATGCGAGTAGTGACCACCAAGACTTATGAGGGAGCATTGAAGCAGCATGAAAAATCGGGAGAAATACACTCAGCAGAAGCTCTAATGAAAGTAGAAGAATTGAGTCCGGATCAATTGGATTGGGACAACGTGGAGTTAAAGATCGATCCGGCTCAAACGAAACAATTTGCGACCTTGTATCAAGGTTTAATTGATTTCGATGATCAACGTATTCAAACTCAGTTGAATATCCCCAGATTGGCTTTTGCAGGAGAGAGAGATACGATTGTGTACGGTGAGAAATTTGGCAATGTGACGGTCGATATCGCTGGACGATTGCAAAAGCATAAATCCGTTCTTGAAAACCTCGGCTGGACCGTCGAAATCATCAAGGGAGCGGATATGGATCACACCAAAGCCATGCAGCCCAGCACCGTTCTCCCTATTATCCATCCCTGGTTAAAAACTCATTTAAGCTCAGGATCGGCAAAAACGAGTTGA
- a CDS encoding helix-turn-helix domain-containing protein codes for MPNNIEWMAQWKSTKPLTDQWMSAGKRHHFSSHALILILDGKAIWNINGHRVQVSYGELVAVQENTVIEVIEGGNLDLAGWHVQFDTYAMFPDRGEVVKYEWHVPSGDTYQKVKLTGGTLASLSQHWNGDGSPNPNVIRVGNQLLVYELLQHVYRELLEEEPTVEQSILRTVDYMQQHYEQVITRKQLAEIAGISPWHYSRKFSERYGKPPLDYLAHYRIYRAQEELLLSTATSQDIAKKTGFEDAHYFSRRFKQLTGVSPRNYAQTLPQRKIVCLSPLCAEVLIHLGIIPHAVVVTPLLLHEHQHELFETHQVKMLEVSQYELDVELIRQVHPECIMGNCWTEEIKQKLRTIAPIITGLNNDVEALLRQLAGFFHREDTAHKLHMQMKLKVNAAQQQLQHLVQSSSTVMVLRVEPFGYRYLGGHSNGVSHLLYEQLRLTLPQPLQAGEAWFNPCSLDLLAKANPDYLFVEKRVMQHFSAEENMKKLVESSQWNGLEAVKNNRVFLVDTRLWVDGRGIIGHRMILNEIVNSLVANV; via the coding sequence ATGCCCAACAACATAGAGTGGATGGCTCAATGGAAGTCAACTAAGCCACTTACAGACCAATGGATGAGTGCGGGCAAAAGGCATCACTTTTCAAGTCATGCCTTAATACTTATCCTCGACGGGAAAGCGATCTGGAATATTAATGGTCATAGGGTTCAGGTATCTTATGGGGAGTTAGTTGCAGTGCAAGAAAACACCGTGATTGAAGTGATTGAGGGTGGCAATCTGGATCTGGCCGGATGGCATGTTCAGTTCGATACATACGCGATGTTCCCAGACCGAGGTGAAGTAGTGAAATATGAATGGCATGTACCGTCAGGGGACACGTATCAAAAAGTAAAATTAACCGGTGGCACACTGGCGAGTCTTAGCCAACATTGGAATGGAGATGGTTCTCCTAATCCCAATGTAATCCGTGTAGGAAATCAGCTTTTGGTGTATGAACTGTTGCAACATGTATACCGGGAGCTGTTAGAAGAGGAACCGACCGTGGAACAAAGCATTCTCCGCACTGTGGATTACATGCAGCAGCATTATGAACAGGTCATCACACGAAAGCAATTAGCTGAGATAGCAGGCATAAGTCCTTGGCATTATTCCCGCAAATTCAGTGAGCGGTATGGAAAGCCGCCTCTGGATTATCTGGCTCATTACCGGATCTATCGTGCTCAAGAGGAGCTGTTGTTATCAACGGCAACATCTCAGGATATTGCGAAGAAGACCGGATTCGAGGATGCACATTATTTCAGTCGTCGTTTCAAACAGTTAACGGGTGTGTCGCCGAGAAATTATGCACAAACGCTACCCCAGCGTAAAATCGTATGTCTTTCCCCGCTTTGTGCGGAAGTGCTGATTCACTTGGGGATTATTCCACATGCGGTTGTAGTAACTCCCTTGCTTTTGCATGAACATCAACATGAACTATTTGAAACGCATCAGGTGAAGATGTTGGAAGTCTCACAATATGAGCTGGATGTGGAACTGATTCGGCAAGTTCATCCTGAATGCATTATGGGAAATTGTTGGACAGAAGAGATCAAACAAAAGCTGCGCACAATTGCACCCATCATAACCGGTTTAAATAACGATGTGGAGGCTCTGCTCCGTCAACTGGCAGGCTTTTTTCACCGAGAAGATACAGCCCATAAACTCCATATGCAGATGAAATTGAAAGTAAACGCAGCACAGCAGCAACTGCAGCATCTTGTCCAATCTTCCTCTACCGTGATGGTACTGAGGGTAGAACCGTTTGGTTATCGATATTTGGGTGGTCATTCTAATGGGGTATCCCATTTACTGTACGAACAGCTCCGTTTAACTCTGCCACAGCCGCTGCAAGCAGGGGAGGCGTGGTTTAATCCTTGCTCACTCGACTTGTTGGCCAAAGCCAATCCCGATTACCTGTTTGTGGAGAAACGAGTTATGCAGCACTTTAGTGCTGAAGAAAATATGAAGAAGTTAGTGGAGAGCTCTCAATGGAATGGCTTGGAGGCTGTAAAAAACAACAGGGTATTTCTCGTGGATACTCGCCTGTGGGTGGATGGCCGTGGAATTATTGGACACCGAATGATTTTGAATGAAATTGTAAATAGTCTGGTCGCCAATGTCTAG
- a CDS encoding ABC transporter substrate-binding protein → MSRRFKGLGMVLLALSLVLSACSGSSDKEVEASAKTAEKNETKVVRDQFGEVTIPTNPQNMLVLDSIYAEYLIEMGVTPQMVIFVPEIEPDYRASYFEEHGVQMIEAEQYQYNYEQLLTLSPDIIVTAGVGMEQGVYDELSKIAPTVALDSNSEMQIAMPKLAAVFDKTEESAKVLAEFDEKAKQAQEKIAQAIGGKTVLVLRVEHNRYRFMGPKGGSSSVFFYDTLGLNSPEVIKDSTDWFSQFSLEFLPEMNPDYIFLEDRTLKGYDTKESMDNLKESKVWASLNAVKDNHVFPLKTSDFVTGVGPIGSAKLLDYVVEKLVP, encoded by the coding sequence ATGTCACGAAGGTTTAAGGGTTTGGGAATGGTGCTGTTGGCACTAAGTTTGGTGCTTTCCGCCTGTTCCGGTTCTTCTGATAAAGAAGTGGAAGCTTCAGCAAAAACGGCAGAGAAAAATGAGACGAAAGTTGTTCGGGATCAGTTTGGAGAGGTGACGATTCCTACGAATCCTCAAAATATGCTTGTACTAGATTCCATCTATGCCGAGTACTTGATCGAGATGGGCGTTACACCGCAGATGGTTATATTTGTTCCGGAGATTGAACCGGACTATCGTGCGTCTTATTTTGAGGAACACGGGGTCCAAATGATTGAAGCGGAACAATATCAATATAATTATGAACAATTGCTGACGTTGTCACCAGATATAATTGTTACCGCAGGCGTAGGTATGGAGCAAGGCGTATATGATGAACTATCCAAGATTGCTCCAACGGTGGCTCTGGATTCCAACAGTGAAATGCAGATTGCCATGCCGAAGTTGGCTGCCGTCTTTGACAAGACAGAGGAATCTGCCAAAGTGCTGGCTGAATTTGATGAGAAGGCGAAGCAGGCACAGGAGAAAATTGCTCAAGCGATCGGCGGCAAAACCGTGCTGGTTCTTCGAGTAGAGCACAATCGTTACCGTTTCATGGGTCCCAAAGGAGGAAGCAGCAGTGTCTTTTTCTATGATACTTTGGGTCTGAACAGCCCTGAAGTCATCAAAGACTCTACAGATTGGTTTAGCCAGTTTTCCCTGGAATTTTTGCCGGAAATGAACCCGGATTATATATTTCTAGAAGACAGGACGCTGAAAGGCTATGATACGAAGGAATCCATGGATAACCTGAAAGAAAGCAAAGTGTGGGCGAGCTTGAACGCCGTGAAAGACAATCATGTCTTTCCGCTGAAAACGAGTGATTTTGTAACAGGTGTGGGCCCTATTGGGTCGGCCAAGTTGTTGGATTATGTCGTTGAAAAGTTGGTGCCCTAG